DNA from Bradyrhizobium diazoefficiens USDA 110:
GATGCTCAGCCAGGCGCCAGCCAGCAGACAGAGGCTGAAGGCCGGCAGCAAGCCCAGGGCCAGCGCCTGCCCCACCACGCTCGATATCTCGCGCGTCTCATCGACGTTCCGTCCCATCACCAAGACATCGCCGCCATCGAGACGTCTGCCGACCGCCCTGACGACCGGAACGTGGGCTGCCGGCTTTTCGAACAGGTCGAGCCGCACGCCCTGCACCGCGCCATCAAGCCCCAGCTCGCGCGGCAAATGGTCGATGTTGCCGGCCAGCCTCGTGCCAGCGGCATCGAACAGTCCCGCGTATTGCACGCCCCTGGAATCCTGCCCGAGATGATCCGCGATCGCGCTGATGCGGCGGGCCGGCGGCAGGTCTGCGATGAAGTGAATCCGTGTGGTGATCATGCGATCGGATCGCGCGACCAGATAGTCGTCGAGCTTCCAGTAGATGAACGCGAACAGGCCGACCACGAACAGCGCGAAGGCGGCCGCCACGGCCAGGGCCCAGAGGAACGTGCTGGAGCGGATCAGCTGGCTCTGGTGCATCTCGCGCCCCTATAGCCGCGAACGCAGAACGAAGCCGGAGCCTCGGACGTTGTGGATCAGCTGCACCTCTCCGGGACCGTCGACCTTGTGTCGGAGCCGACCCATATGCACATCGATCAGGTTCGTGGTCGCCGGGACGAACTTGTAATTCCAGACCTCCTCGAGCAGCATCGCGCGCGTCAGCAGCTGATCGTTCCGGCGCATCATGTATTCGAGCAGGCGGAATTCGCGCGGCAACAGTTCGAGCTCGCGCTCGCCGCGTCGCGCGGTCCGCTCGATCAGGTCGATCTCGAGCGGCCCGACATGCAGGATGGTTTCGCGGCTGTCGGTCGGACGGCGCAGCAGCGCCTCGATCCGCGCGACCAGCTCGATGATCGCGAACGGCTTTGTGAGATAATCATCTCCGCCCATGCGTAATCCGCGCACCCGGTCGTCAACCGCGCCGAGCGCGCTCAGGACCAGCACGGGCGTCCTGACCTGGTCCTTGCGTAGCGCCTCGATGACGGCCAGCCCGTCCATTCCCGGCAGCATGCGATCGACGATCATGGCATCAGGGCTCGATGTGCGCGCGCGGTCGAGACCGTCGACGCCGTCGCCGGCCCATTGCACCTCGAACCCGCGATCGGCGAGCTCGGCGACAATTGCCTCGGCGGTCTCGGCGTCGTCCTCGATCAGGAGAATCCGGTTCATGATCCTCGTTCCGCGTTCCGCACGCCGTTTCGGCGCGCGGTGAGGAAGCGAGGGTTCAGCGGCACGCGGTCTCATGCTCAATGCCCGCCCGCGTCGAACGCGCGGCCCTGATGCCGCCTGACGCCGGCCACTCGCTGCGGTACAGGATAGGCTCGCGTCGCATGGGGCACCATTGAATTGCAATTCATGGTGCGGACCGCGCGCCTCGCGAGCAGCGCCAGTGCAAGGGCGATGCGTGTTGCCAATGTCGTGATCATCTTCCGGGCTCCGCTGCCAACTGCGCTGATCGAACATATGCCGTCAACGCACGCGCTGTAGTTTCAGGGGCCACGGATGTTATGCATTCGCACGATCGTGGTTGCGACGCCGCATCGGGTCACGGGCGGTTGAACTGCGGTGAGCAAATCGTGCGTTTGAATCGCGACTGATCGTTCACACGTCGATGACGAGCCGGCTTGGTTCGGCCTGATGTCATCAATGGAGAGAGCGAATGACCACGTCCAAACTGTTGTCGATGGGATTGATCGCAGCCGCCATGCTGGGCGGCCCCGTCATGGCGCGCGAGCACCATCGCGTCGTGCAGCAGCCCGCGGTGGAAGCCGATACGGTCGCGACGAGCGCGCCATTCTATCCGGGCGAACGCGCCTGCATTCCGGCACCGCGCGTCGGCGCCTTTGCCACCGCGCCGTGGACCGGCAACAACGTGCCTTGCGAGCCGGCACGGGCAGCTTCTGATTGCACCAACGCGGCCGGCCGGATGGCTCCGCCGGGCGCTTCACATCGAATGACAGGGAGCGGGCTGTTCGATTCA
Protein-coding regions in this window:
- a CDS encoding response regulator transcription factor, translating into MNRILLIEDDAETAEAIVAELADRGFEVQWAGDGVDGLDRARTSSPDAMIVDRMLPGMDGLAVIEALRKDQVRTPVLVLSALGAVDDRVRGLRMGGDDYLTKPFAIIELVARIEALLRRPTDSRETILHVGPLEIDLIERTARRGERELELLPREFRLLEYMMRRNDQLLTRAMLLEEVWNYKFVPATTNLIDVHMGRLRHKVDGPGEVQLIHNVRGSGFVLRSRL